The Coregonus clupeaformis isolate EN_2021a chromosome 26, ASM2061545v1, whole genome shotgun sequence genome window below encodes:
- the LOC121540487 gene encoding dual specificity protein phosphatase 22-B-like translates to MGNGINKVLPDLYLGNFKDARDRELLAKHNITHILSIHDTAAPILEEMKYLCIPAADASKQNLTPFFKDSIVFIHESRLKGKGCLVHCVAGVSRSVTLVVAYIMTVTGRGWVESLAAVRVVRPCAGPNMGFLRQLEDFENLEVAQYRVWFKDRYKENLFNDEEEIGALLLQKSQAISESIATATATAAQLATSNT, encoded by the exons ATGGGGAATGGAATAAACAAG GTGCTGCCTGATCTCTATCTGGGAAACTTCAAAG ATGCgcgggacagggagctgttggcgaaACACAATATCACccacatcctgtccatccatgaCACCGCTGCCCCCATCCTAGAG GAGATGAAATACCTCTGCATTCCTGCTGCTGATGCCTCCAAACAAaacct GACCCCATTTTTTAAGGACAGCATCGTATTCATCCATGAGTCCAGACTCAAAGGGAAAGGCTGCCTGGTCCACTG TGTGGCAGGTGTGTCCCGTAGTGTTACGTTGGTGGTGGCGTACATCATGACAGTTACTGGGCGGGGCTGGGTGGAGTCGTTAGCTGCGGTGAGGGTGGTACGGCCTTGTGCTGGACCTAACATGGGGTTCTTACGCCAGCTAGAGGACTTTGAGAACCTAGAGGTGGCACAG TATAGGGTATGGTTTAAGGACAGGTATAAGGAGAACCTTTTTAATGATGAAGAGGAGATCGGAGCCCTTCTGTTGCAGAAGTCTCAGGccatcagtgagtccatagcaaCGGCCACAGCAACAGCAGCTCAGCTAGCTACCAGCAACACATGA
- the LOC121540486 gene encoding interferon regulatory factor 4 isoform X1, which produces MNPESDYGMSTVSCGNGKLRSWLIEQVDTGKYPGLVWENDDKCIFRIPWKHAGKQDYNRDEDAALFKAWALFKGKFREGIDKPDPPTWKTRLRCALNKSNDFEELVQRSQLDISDPYKVYRIIPEGAKKHFLLSGSKQEDSGSPLSPLRYPTQPSYPALQTQMSGYMPSAERGWMRDYLPEQASLPELPYAQCPYPSRSLSWAQGPSMDNGYQITGSFYTYSPTDAQPSPFTLDTSMRSAETLSDMRLHVSVFYRDSLWREVTTSSPEGCRIAPCSPDNKLYSPTVGPDLVPLPLDSLPALGRGEECPPSPPRCTLERGVLLWMAPDGLYARRLCQERVFWEGGLSSYIDKPNKLEREHTCKLLHTQDYLTELQGYALHCRPPPRLQVLLSFGDECLDPQRQRTLTVQVEPMFARQLLYYTQHQQTSGHYYRSYDLPLPGVTEHSMTPAVTEDYQRVITHHHSNTLQD; this is translated from the exons ATGAACCCTGAGTCGGACTACGGCATGTCTACGGTGAGCTGTGGGAACGGAAAGCTCCGCTCGTGGCTAATCGAGCAGGTGGATACCGGGAAGTACCCGGGCCTGGTCTGGGAGAACGACGACAAGTGCATTTTCAGGATACCATGGAAGCACGCGGGCAAGCAGGACTACAACCGCGACGAGGATGCCGCTCTCTTCAAG GCTTGGGCGCTGTTTAAAGGCAAGTTTCGGGAGGGCATCGACAAACCCGACCCGCCAACGTGGAAGACACGCCTGCGGTGCGCGCTCAACAAAAGTAACGACTTCGAGGAGCTCGTGCAGCGAAGTCAGCTGGACATCTCAGACCCTTACAAAGTCTACCGGATCATCCCGGAGGGCGCCAAGAAGC ATTTCTTGCTATCAGGATCCAAACAGGAGGATAGTGGCAGCCCCCTGAGTCCTCTGAGGTACCCCACGCAGCCCTCATACCCCGCCCTGCAGACACAG ATGTCGGGGTACATGCCCAGTGCAGAGCGAGGCTGGATGAGGGACTATCTTCCAGAGCAGGCCTCTCTTCCTGAGCTGCCCTATGCCCAGTGCCCCTACCCCTCACGCAGTCTATCCTGGGCCCAGGGACCCAGCATGGACAACG GGTACCAGATCACAGGGTCCTTCTACACCTACAGCCCTACTGACGCCCAGCCCTCCCCCTTCACACTGGACACCAGCATGAGATCAGCAGAGACACTCTCAG ATATGCGGTTACATGTGTCAGTGTTTTACCGGGACTCTCTGTGGAGGGAGGTGACCACCTCCAGTCCAGAGGGCTGTCGCATCGCTCCCTGCTCCCCAGACAACAAGCTATATTCCCCCACTGTGGGTCCAGACCTGGTGCCTCTACCCCTGGACAGCCTCCCAGCCCTGGGAAGGGGGGAGGAGTGTCCCCCCAGCCCCCCTCGTTGTACCCTGGAGAGGGGTGTGCTGCTGTGGATGGCCCCAGATGGCCTCTACGCCCGGCGGCTGTGCCAGGAGAGAGTGTTCTGGGAGGGAGGGTTATCATCCTACATAGACAAACCCAACAAGCTGGAGAGAGAACACACCTGTAAACTACTGCACACACAAGACTACCTCACAG AGTTGCAGGGCTATGCCCTCCACTGTCGGCCCCCTCCACGTCTCCAGGTGCTGCTGAGCTTCGGAGACGAGTGTCTGGATCCCCAGAGACAGAGGACCCTCACTGTACAG GTAGAGCCCATGTTTGCCAGGCAGCTCCTGTACTACACCCAGCACCAGCAGACCAGCGGACACTACTACCGCAGCTACGACCTCCCTCTCCCTGGGGTCACGGAACACAGCATGACCCCTGCCGTAACCGAGGACTACCAGAGGGTCATCACacatcaccatagcaacaccctgCAGGACTGA
- the LOC121540486 gene encoding interferon regulatory factor 4 isoform X2, producing the protein MNPESDYGMSTVSCGNGKLRSWLIEQVDTGKYPGLVWENDDKCIFRIPWKHAGKQDYNRDEDAALFKAWALFKGKFREGIDKPDPPTWKTRLRCALNKSNDFEELVQRSQLDISDPYKVYRIIPEGAKKRSKQEDSGSPLSPLRYPTQPSYPALQTQMSGYMPSAERGWMRDYLPEQASLPELPYAQCPYPSRSLSWAQGPSMDNGYQITGSFYTYSPTDAQPSPFTLDTSMRSAETLSDMRLHVSVFYRDSLWREVTTSSPEGCRIAPCSPDNKLYSPTVGPDLVPLPLDSLPALGRGEECPPSPPRCTLERGVLLWMAPDGLYARRLCQERVFWEGGLSSYIDKPNKLEREHTCKLLHTQDYLTELQGYALHCRPPPRLQVLLSFGDECLDPQRQRTLTVQVEPMFARQLLYYTQHQQTSGHYYRSYDLPLPGVTEHSMTPAVTEDYQRVITHHHSNTLQD; encoded by the exons ATGAACCCTGAGTCGGACTACGGCATGTCTACGGTGAGCTGTGGGAACGGAAAGCTCCGCTCGTGGCTAATCGAGCAGGTGGATACCGGGAAGTACCCGGGCCTGGTCTGGGAGAACGACGACAAGTGCATTTTCAGGATACCATGGAAGCACGCGGGCAAGCAGGACTACAACCGCGACGAGGATGCCGCTCTCTTCAAG GCTTGGGCGCTGTTTAAAGGCAAGTTTCGGGAGGGCATCGACAAACCCGACCCGCCAACGTGGAAGACACGCCTGCGGTGCGCGCTCAACAAAAGTAACGACTTCGAGGAGCTCGTGCAGCGAAGTCAGCTGGACATCTCAGACCCTTACAAAGTCTACCGGATCATCCCGGAGGGCGCCAAGAAGC GATCCAAACAGGAGGATAGTGGCAGCCCCCTGAGTCCTCTGAGGTACCCCACGCAGCCCTCATACCCCGCCCTGCAGACACAG ATGTCGGGGTACATGCCCAGTGCAGAGCGAGGCTGGATGAGGGACTATCTTCCAGAGCAGGCCTCTCTTCCTGAGCTGCCCTATGCCCAGTGCCCCTACCCCTCACGCAGTCTATCCTGGGCCCAGGGACCCAGCATGGACAACG GGTACCAGATCACAGGGTCCTTCTACACCTACAGCCCTACTGACGCCCAGCCCTCCCCCTTCACACTGGACACCAGCATGAGATCAGCAGAGACACTCTCAG ATATGCGGTTACATGTGTCAGTGTTTTACCGGGACTCTCTGTGGAGGGAGGTGACCACCTCCAGTCCAGAGGGCTGTCGCATCGCTCCCTGCTCCCCAGACAACAAGCTATATTCCCCCACTGTGGGTCCAGACCTGGTGCCTCTACCCCTGGACAGCCTCCCAGCCCTGGGAAGGGGGGAGGAGTGTCCCCCCAGCCCCCCTCGTTGTACCCTGGAGAGGGGTGTGCTGCTGTGGATGGCCCCAGATGGCCTCTACGCCCGGCGGCTGTGCCAGGAGAGAGTGTTCTGGGAGGGAGGGTTATCATCCTACATAGACAAACCCAACAAGCTGGAGAGAGAACACACCTGTAAACTACTGCACACACAAGACTACCTCACAG AGTTGCAGGGCTATGCCCTCCACTGTCGGCCCCCTCCACGTCTCCAGGTGCTGCTGAGCTTCGGAGACGAGTGTCTGGATCCCCAGAGACAGAGGACCCTCACTGTACAG GTAGAGCCCATGTTTGCCAGGCAGCTCCTGTACTACACCCAGCACCAGCAGACCAGCGGACACTACTACCGCAGCTACGACCTCCCTCTCCCTGGGGTCACGGAACACAGCATGACCCCTGCCGTAACCGAGGACTACCAGAGGGTCATCACacatcaccatagcaacaccctgCAGGACTGA